A genomic region of Exiguobacterium sp. Helios contains the following coding sequences:
- a CDS encoding acetyl-CoA carboxylase carboxyltransferase subunit alpha, giving the protein MQPFDQPVIALREKILELHDMAETQGLDFKEELNLLEERLRRLELDIYGNMKAWNRVQLARHPERPTTLDYVRLICDDFIELHGDRHGYDDAAIVGGIAMLNGQAVTIIGHQRGKDTKENIRRNFGMPHPEGYRKALRLMQQAVKFNRPIITFIDTKGAYPGRAAEERGQSEAIAKNLFEMAGMPVPIISIVIGEGGSGGALGIGVCDQLLMLENSTYSVISPEGAAALLWKDASLAEKAAESMQITAPDLLRLGIADGIIPEVIGGAHLDVSLQADKVKSVLEQRLAQLTRLTPEQLIEKRTEKYHQIGT; this is encoded by the coding sequence ATGCAACCATTTGATCAACCAGTAATCGCATTGCGCGAAAAAATATTAGAACTGCACGATATGGCAGAGACACAAGGGCTCGATTTTAAAGAAGAGCTGAATTTATTGGAAGAACGGCTACGTCGATTAGAACTCGATATTTACGGGAATATGAAAGCGTGGAACCGTGTCCAACTGGCACGGCATCCGGAGCGTCCGACGACACTTGATTATGTTCGTCTGATCTGTGACGATTTCATTGAATTACATGGTGACCGGCACGGTTACGATGATGCAGCAATCGTCGGAGGAATTGCGATGCTGAATGGTCAAGCCGTGACAATCATTGGTCATCAGCGAGGAAAAGATACGAAAGAAAATATCCGCCGGAATTTCGGTATGCCGCATCCTGAAGGCTATCGAAAAGCTTTACGATTGATGCAACAAGCGGTGAAGTTCAATCGTCCGATCATCACGTTCATTGATACGAAAGGCGCGTATCCCGGCCGGGCAGCGGAAGAACGGGGACAAAGCGAAGCAATCGCGAAGAATCTCTTTGAAATGGCCGGAATGCCGGTCCCGATTATTTCTATCGTCATCGGTGAAGGCGGATCAGGTGGAGCACTTGGAATCGGTGTCTGTGATCAGTTGTTGATGTTAGAGAACTCTACGTATTCCGTCATTTCACCTGAAGGTGCAGCTGCCCTTCTTTGGAAAGATGCGAGTCTTGCTGAAAAAGCGGCAGAGTCAATGCAAATTACGGCGCCGGACTTACTTCGACTTGGAATCGCGGATGGAATCATCCCGGAAGTCATCGGTGGAGCGCATTTAGATGTTTCATTACAGGCCGACAAAGTAAAATCTGTTCTAGAACAAAGACTTGCCCAACTGACCCGTTTGACACCAGAGCAGTTAATCGAGAAGCGCACAGAAAAATATCACCAAATTGGCACATAA
- the dnaE gene encoding DNA polymerase III subunit alpha, whose product MIQLNVRTAYSPLQSTIRMDRYLDEVKRRGFSAAAICETSLTGVPAFMAGCAQRELTPIIGLEQVIEPDELTILWYAKTSHGLKALYRLASEMPVEDYSQLIAVLEPKRQAPEDDSRLRRLIAHWMGSAHKAKIFLGVKAVRSTVERDSREQYRQAANALGIETIPIDPVRYLFREEAEAFQALRAIDEGSTFADQKVSRTAHFKLMEELHEQYTDRELRLLKQWGESQETLTLPFQSRPLPQVSDDSNHALNRLAHDGLLAHGHVEEEATKRLQYELEVIEKTGFADYFLIVEDLVRHAKVKGIRVGPGRGSAAGSLVSYALGITTVDPLKYGLLFERFLNPERISMPDIDIDIEDERREEVLEYLVERYGKQHVGQIGTLSTLGAKAALRDVARVLEFSKDETDAAAKQLGKVTTLQGLEQQASIYRWFSGSEKRRQLLQLAQAIEGLPRQRSIHAAGVIIASDELIETTPVDLNASGRFVTQYLMKAIEQQGLLKIDLLGLRNLTRLRQMEQLIQHTYPDFLVERIPDEDKATLRLFAKGETDHIFQFESAGMKQTLREVKPNQFEDLVATMSLFRPGPMKFIDIYAKRKAGQPYQMVHPILEEILTATYGVIVYQEQIMEITRRVAGFTLAQADLLRRAISKKSSQSVEAEKQRFIEGALQNGFDLTVAETLYDQIERFAGYGFNRSHAVAYTKISYALGYMKAHYPQIFSLVSIDQPERLVRVMREKRLPVLPPDIWMSDYRSTLEGKGIRLGVQTLRGITEKDFQTLREAAKTSQTITQLLSAVGWGKKERAKIELLLYSGALDRATHGDRGLAEQEVLDYFTMASNTLLPDELASLGRRKTTAQTNRTATDWARLERESLGFWLTYSPLMTAMKPPVETTHFQTVSLEGNQTNYLVCYIEQIREFKTKRAQTMAVMHAVDGYSTEEVVVFPQQYAAFKRSLYIGNVLLIEVKVQEREGNRQFVLERLRPLGQDVLFVKLPSKNDLAVLERMLETVPGDIPVVVRYADTNETKSLPGMYAIQQEEELMAQLRIRFGETNIILKNVPRSN is encoded by the coding sequence ATGATCCAACTAAATGTCCGTACAGCATACAGTCCTTTGCAAAGTACGATTCGGATGGATCGTTATCTGGATGAGGTCAAACGACGCGGCTTTTCAGCTGCAGCCATCTGTGAAACGTCCTTGACCGGCGTGCCGGCGTTCATGGCAGGTTGTGCGCAACGGGAACTGACTCCGATCATCGGACTAGAACAAGTCATAGAACCGGATGAACTCACGATTTTGTGGTATGCGAAGACGAGTCATGGACTAAAAGCACTCTACCGGCTTGCCAGTGAGATGCCTGTTGAAGACTATTCACAATTGATTGCTGTCCTGGAACCAAAACGCCAAGCACCGGAAGATGACTCGCGTTTACGGCGTCTCATCGCCCACTGGATGGGATCAGCGCACAAAGCGAAGATTTTTCTCGGCGTCAAGGCGGTCCGGTCGACCGTTGAGCGCGACAGCAGGGAACAGTACCGTCAAGCGGCAAATGCGCTCGGAATCGAAACGATTCCCATCGATCCTGTTCGTTATCTGTTTCGGGAAGAGGCGGAAGCGTTTCAAGCTTTGCGTGCGATTGACGAAGGGTCGACGTTCGCTGATCAAAAAGTCAGTCGAACGGCTCACTTTAAACTAATGGAGGAGTTGCACGAGCAGTATACTGATCGGGAACTGCGGTTGCTGAAACAATGGGGAGAGTCGCAGGAAACATTGACGTTGCCGTTTCAATCACGTCCTCTCCCGCAAGTATCGGATGATTCAAATCATGCATTGAACCGTTTGGCGCATGATGGCTTGCTCGCACATGGACATGTCGAGGAAGAAGCGACAAAACGGTTGCAGTATGAACTGGAAGTCATTGAAAAAACGGGATTTGCTGATTACTTTCTGATCGTCGAAGATTTAGTGCGCCATGCGAAGGTAAAAGGCATCCGTGTAGGACCGGGACGGGGCTCGGCCGCAGGGTCGCTCGTCAGTTATGCTCTCGGGATTACGACGGTAGACCCACTGAAATACGGGTTGTTATTTGAACGGTTCTTAAATCCGGAGCGGATCTCGATGCCCGATATCGATATTGATATCGAAGATGAGCGGCGGGAAGAAGTGCTTGAGTACCTGGTCGAACGGTACGGGAAGCAACATGTCGGTCAGATCGGAACGTTATCGACTCTTGGAGCGAAAGCAGCATTACGCGATGTTGCACGGGTGTTGGAGTTTTCTAAAGATGAAACAGATGCGGCAGCGAAACAGTTGGGAAAAGTGACGACATTACAAGGCCTTGAACAACAGGCTTCCATTTACCGCTGGTTCTCGGGCAGTGAAAAACGACGCCAATTACTGCAGCTTGCTCAAGCAATTGAAGGATTACCACGCCAACGTTCCATTCATGCTGCCGGTGTCATCATCGCATCAGATGAGTTGATCGAGACGACACCGGTTGATTTGAATGCCAGCGGACGGTTCGTTACACAATATCTAATGAAGGCCATCGAACAACAAGGATTGCTGAAGATTGACTTATTGGGGTTACGGAATTTAACACGACTGCGGCAGATGGAACAATTGATTCAACATACGTACCCCGATTTCTTGGTGGAACGGATACCGGACGAGGACAAAGCGACGTTACGATTGTTCGCCAAAGGGGAGACGGATCACATCTTCCAATTTGAGTCGGCCGGAATGAAACAGACGTTACGGGAGGTCAAGCCCAATCAGTTCGAGGATCTGGTCGCGACGATGTCACTGTTCCGTCCGGGACCGATGAAATTCATCGATATCTATGCGAAACGAAAAGCCGGTCAACCCTATCAAATGGTCCATCCGATTTTAGAAGAGATTTTAACCGCGACGTACGGCGTCATCGTCTACCAAGAACAAATTATGGAGATTACACGCCGGGTCGCCGGATTCACCTTGGCGCAAGCTGATTTATTACGGCGGGCAATCTCGAAAAAAAGCAGTCAGTCTGTAGAGGCGGAAAAACAACGATTTATTGAAGGGGCGCTGCAAAACGGTTTTGATTTAACGGTCGCCGAAACGTTGTACGATCAAATTGAACGGTTTGCCGGATACGGATTTAACCGTAGTCATGCCGTGGCGTATACGAAAATCAGTTATGCCCTCGGATACATGAAGGCCCATTATCCACAAATCTTTTCATTGGTATCGATCGATCAACCGGAACGTCTCGTGCGTGTCATGCGGGAAAAACGTCTTCCGGTACTGCCGCCTGATATTTGGATGTCGGATTACCGTTCGACATTAGAAGGTAAAGGAATCCGGCTCGGCGTTCAAACACTTCGGGGAATCACGGAAAAAGATTTTCAGACGTTACGGGAAGCGGCCAAAACCTCGCAAACGATTACACAATTATTGTCAGCAGTTGGTTGGGGGAAAAAAGAACGGGCTAAGATTGAACTTTTGTTATACAGCGGAGCGCTCGATCGGGCAACTCATGGAGACCGTGGGCTAGCGGAACAGGAAGTCCTTGACTACTTTACGATGGCTTCGAATACACTTCTTCCGGATGAACTCGCAAGTCTCGGGCGAAGAAAGACAACGGCACAAACGAACCGGACAGCAACGGATTGGGCACGCCTTGAGCGTGAATCACTCGGATTTTGGTTGACCTATTCCCCATTGATGACCGCGATGAAGCCGCCGGTTGAAACGACGCATTTTCAAACGGTTTCCCTTGAAGGCAATCAAACCAATTACCTGGTCTGTTATATTGAGCAAATCCGTGAATTTAAGACAAAACGCGCCCAAACGATGGCGGTCATGCATGCCGTTGATGGGTATTCGACGGAAGAAGTTGTCGTTTTTCCGCAACAGTATGCAGCGTTTAAACGTTCGTTGTATATCGGAAACGTCTTGTTGATTGAAGTGAAGGTGCAGGAACGCGAAGGGAACCGGCAATTCGTCCTGGAGCGGTTACGTCCTTTAGGGCAAGATGTGTTATTCGTCAAACTACCGTCCAAAAATGATCTCGCGGTTCTTGAGCGGATGCTCGAGACCGTCCCCGGGGATATTCCGGTCGTCGTTCGTTATGCCGATACGAATGAGACCAAATCACTGCCGGGAATGTATGCCATCCAACAGGAAGAAGAATTGATGGCGCAACTCCGGATTCGATTCGGGGAAACGAATATCATCTTGAAAAATGTCCCTCGTTCGAACTAG
- a CDS encoding FadR/GntR family transcriptional regulator, with the protein MRQEGGAVQMEKKRNAFEMNISAIKTMIEQDGFVPGDRIPSERELAERLSISRPSVREALRTLAYLGIIETRHGGGSFLLNRDDHTYIQIIAQFLVTGDSKFEDLAGTLRLLEQAAFVQLADASILEVHVDSDAAFRETLIATIDNDLFERIWRQVNAFYQSFGQGELYTRAEREAFLKRS; encoded by the coding sequence ATGCGTCAGGAAGGTGGTGCTGTACAAATGGAGAAAAAGCGGAATGCTTTTGAAATGAATATTTCAGCAATCAAAACGATGATCGAACAGGATGGTTTTGTGCCGGGAGATCGAATTCCATCAGAACGTGAATTGGCAGAACGACTGTCGATTAGTCGTCCGTCTGTCCGGGAAGCACTTCGGACGTTAGCTTATCTCGGAATCATCGAGACGAGGCACGGCGGAGGTAGTTTTCTTTTAAACCGTGATGACCATACCTATATTCAAATCATCGCACAATTTTTAGTGACCGGCGATTCAAAGTTTGAAGATCTGGCAGGAACACTTCGTTTGCTTGAACAAGCAGCATTTGTTCAACTCGCAGACGCGTCCATTCTAGAAGTGCACGTCGATTCCGATGCGGCTTTTCGGGAAACGCTGATCGCTACAATCGATAACGATTTGTTTGAGCGGATTTGGCGGCAAGTGAATGCCTTCTATCAAAGTTTTGGTCAAGGGGAGCTCTATACGCGAGCGGAACGGGAAGCTTTTCTAAAACGCTCGTAG
- the accD gene encoding acetyl-CoA carboxylase, carboxyltransferase subunit beta codes for MQAFFRKPKKFVTLTSKEQRVDVPVGLMTKCPKCKLIQYTKQLEANLKVCVCGYHHPLTATERFEQLFDAGTITYFDLPAVKADPLDFQDYPEKLKGDQVRTGLEEAIVCGVGQVNGYPLVACVMDARFRMGSMGAAVGAAIAEAIRYATKERLPVTIFSASGGARMQEGMVSLMQMAKSSLFLKQHSDAGLLYVSCMTHPTTGGVSASFAMLGDFNIAEPGALIGFAGRRIIEQTIREKLPEDFQTSEFLLQAGQLDDVVSRHDLKTYYTRILMMHSEGTNHATI; via the coding sequence GTGCAAGCATTTTTTCGAAAACCTAAAAAATTTGTCACTTTGACATCAAAAGAACAACGGGTCGATGTACCGGTTGGTTTAATGACGAAATGTCCGAAGTGCAAACTGATTCAATATACGAAACAACTCGAAGCCAATTTAAAAGTCTGTGTCTGTGGCTACCATCATCCGTTAACTGCTACCGAACGATTTGAACAATTGTTTGATGCGGGAACGATTACGTATTTCGATTTACCGGCAGTGAAGGCAGATCCACTCGATTTTCAGGATTATCCGGAAAAGCTGAAAGGAGATCAAGTACGGACAGGACTTGAAGAAGCGATTGTCTGCGGTGTTGGTCAAGTGAATGGATATCCGCTTGTAGCCTGTGTCATGGATGCACGTTTTCGGATGGGCTCAATGGGAGCGGCAGTCGGAGCTGCGATTGCAGAAGCCATCCGTTATGCAACGAAAGAACGGTTGCCTGTAACGATCTTTTCGGCTTCCGGTGGAGCACGGATGCAAGAGGGAATGGTCAGCCTGATGCAGATGGCGAAATCGAGCTTATTCCTGAAACAACATTCGGATGCCGGATTATTGTACGTTTCATGTATGACACACCCGACGACAGGTGGCGTGTCAGCCAGTTTTGCCATGTTAGGTGATTTTAATATTGCAGAACCCGGTGCCTTGATCGGCTTTGCCGGTCGCCGGATCATTGAACAGACGATTCGTGAAAAATTACCGGAAGACTTCCAAACGTCAGAGTTTTTATTGCAGGCGGGACAACTCGACGATGTCGTATCGCGACACGACTTGAAAACCTACTACACACGTATTCTGATGATGCACTCGGAGGGAACCAATCATGCAACCATTTGA